In Acomys russatus chromosome 26, mAcoRus1.1, whole genome shotgun sequence, a genomic segment contains:
- the Irx6 gene encoding iroquois-class homeodomain protein IRX-6: MAFPPFGHPYGGASQFLVSASSSATCCEPAPPRSVSDVASASTSASTLCCTPYDSRLLGSAHPELGAALGIYGAPYAAAQSYPGYLTYGPEPPPLCGALNPQYEFKDAAGSFTPSLTQPGAYYTYEPTLGQYQYDRYGGVELGSAGRRKNATRESTSALKAWLHEHRKNPYPTKGEKIMLAIITKMTLTQVSTWFANARRRLKKENKMTWAPKNKGGEERKAEGGGEDSLGCLTLTSDTKDATPTREAQGLRLSDLEDLEEEEEEEEADEEETAASAARRLADFHKSAQSLPAPCAATQEGRLESRECCLAVPGFSYTETRSEADFTTMQPSGPTMIVHYPSGQKHRIWSLAHTAAANAVEGAPPTPPRAQSPEGHFIPRQPSSIRRLLAPRDSRGEEDSCTAKAFGNSTFTLQGLPLNCAPCPRRREPEVRFQYPSGAEVWLLGNSCSRPAPPPSSPRDFAVALADLRLRVRKIKLRKDKHYFQSALPD; this comes from the exons ATGGCCTTCCCGCCCTTTGGACATCCGTATGGCGGCGCATCCCAG TTTCTGGTGTCTGCAAGTTCCAGTGCCACTTGCTGTGAACCGGCCCCTCCTCGGTCGGTGTCAGATGTGGCCTcagcctccacctctgcctctacTCTTTGCTGTACACCCTATGACAGTCGGCTGTTGGGCAGTGCTCATCCAGAACTGGGGGCTGCCTTGGGCATTTATGGAGCACCCTATGCAGCTGCCCAGAGCTACCCTGGGTACTTGACCTATGGCCCAGAGCCACCCCCACTGTGTGGTGCGCTG AATCCCCAGTATGAGTTTAAGGATGCTGCAGGAAGCTTTACCCCAAGCCTGACCCAGCCAGGGGCTTATTACACCTATGAGCCAACTCTGGGGCAGTATCAATATGACAG GTACGGTGGAGTGGAGTTGGGCAGTGCTGGCCGCAGGAAGAATGCCACTAGGGAGAGCACCAGTGCACTAAAGGCCTGGCTCCATGAGCACCGCAAGAACCCGTACCCCACCAAGGGGGAGAAGATCATGCTAGCCATCATCACCAAGATGACCCTCACCCAGGTGTCCACCTGGTTCGCCAACGCCCGCAGGCGCCTCAAGAAGGAGAACAAGATGACGTGGGCTCCCAAGAAcaaaggtggggaggagaggaaagcagaagGTGGAGGAGAAGATTCTCTGGGCTGCCTGACCCTGACCAGTGACACCAAAG ATGCTACTCCCACTCGGGAGGCCCAGGGGCTGCGGCTGAGTGACCTGGAAgacctggaggaagaggaggaagaggaagaagcagacgAAGAGGAGACAGCAGCCTCAGCAGCCCGCAGGCTGGCCGATTTTCATAAGAGCGCGCAGTCTCTGCCTGCGCCCTGCGCTGCCACTCAAGAGGGCCGCTTGGAGAGCAGAGAGTGCTGCCTGGCGGTACCCGGCTTCTCTTACACTGAGACCCGATCAGAAGCTGACTTCACTACAATGCAGCCAAGCGGCCCCACGATGATCGTGCACTACCCAAGCGGCCAGAAACACCGCATTTGGTCCTTGGCTCACACTGCGGCAGCCAACGCTGTTGAAGGTGCTCCCCCAACTCCGCCCAGGGCCCAAAGTCCAGAGGGCCACTTCATTCCCAGACAGCCCAGCTCCATCAGGCGACTGCTGGCCCCTAGAGACTCCAGAGGAGAAGAGGATTCTTGTACAGCCAAAGCTTTTGGAAACTCCACATTCACCCTGCAGGGGTTGCCACTGAACTGTGCGCCATGCCCGAGGCGGAGAGAGCCTGAAGTGCGGTTCCAGTATCCATCTGGAGCAGAAG TTTGGCTCTTGGGCAACAGCTgctcccgccccgccccaccccccagctcccctagggactTTGCCGTCGCCCTCGCTGACCTGAGGCTTAGGGTCCGGAAAATTAAACTGCGAAAAGATAAACATTATTTCCAGTCGGCTTTGCCGGATTAA